A region from the Pelobates fuscus isolate aPelFus1 chromosome 1, aPelFus1.pri, whole genome shotgun sequence genome encodes:
- the LOC134600657 gene encoding olfactory receptor class A-like protein 1 — translation MEIYFVLETIGFIILVFVGIPWNIFVLVRFAYIRKLEKKLLPTNTILVALSFINLLVLLSRVFPQTLDAVGLENLLNDIQCKLIIYTYRVSRAMSICLTSLLSCHQCILIAPVTGKWKYLKQIVNPNVSLIMMLLLGMNMALYPSSILYGQSKSNTTHSPYTLHLVYCDVDFLNYVSYTINGLVSVVREIIFVSLMTMSSSYMLVVLYWHAESMKGVRSSAKAQTKTAEYKASRAVLLLVVLYVLLFGMDNTTWIYTLTMTNVKQEVSDTRLFLAASYAVMSPIVIFVTNPKLHQNFTIPCMRGMFCA, via the coding sequence ATGGAAATCTATTTTGTTCTTGAAACCATTGGATTTATTATCTTAGTGTTTGTTGGAATTCCATGGAATATATTCGTCTTAGTGAGATTCGCATATATCAGGAAATTGGAGAAAAAACTTTTACCCACCAATACCATCCTCGTGGCTCTATCCTTTATTAATCTTTTAGTGCTGCTGTCACGTGTTTTCCCACAGACTTTAGATGCTGTTGGACTGGAAAATTTACTTAATGACATACAATGCAAACtcatcatatatacatacagagtaAGCAGAGCCATGTCCATTTGTTTGACCAGTTTGCTTAGTTGCCACCAATGTATTCTGATTGCTCCAGTTACAGGAAAGTGGAAATATCTCAAACAGATAGTAAATCCAAATGTGTCATTAATCATGATGTTGCTTTTGGGAATGAATATGGCTCTTTATCCTTCAAGCATTTTGTATGGACAGTCAAAGTCAAATACTACACATTCACCATACACGCTGCACTTAGTGTATTGCGATGTAGACTTTCTGAACTATGTCTCTTATACTATCAATGGACTGGTCTCTGTTGTCCGTGAGATTATATTTGTCAGCCTTATGACCATGTCTAGTAGTTATATGTTGGTTGTTTTGTACTGGCATGCTGAATCTATGAAAGGAGTGCGCAGCTCTGCTAAGGCTCAAACTAAGACAGCTGAGTACAAGGCATCACGAGCTGTCTTATTGTTGGTTGTGCTCTATGTACTGTTGTTTGGCATGGATAACACCACGTGGATCTACACTTTGACTATGACCAACGTCAAACAGGAAGTGAGTGACACTAGACTGTTCCTTGCCGCTTCCTATGCAGTCATGAGTCCCATTGTTATATTTGTCACCAATCCCAAACTGCATCAGAATTTTACCATCCCATGCATGAGAGGGATGTTTTGTGCTTGA